TAAGTATAAACGTACTGCTCCCACGCTGCTGTCGGATGATGGTTCAAACGGACCGCGTAATGCTCCTAAAATCCTACTCCAGGTCAGGCCACCTTGGTTTCCACTGACTCGATGCAGACTGAGGCTGCTTAATACCTCAGTGATGTGCTTATCAGCATGTCTTTCACTGATAAATTAGACACGGGTGGATGATGCGCTTCTCCATCTTGTAGATGAGCAAGAATAATACCTAGATTATCAATGAGCAGTGGGTCATGTTGCCATGATTACAATGTGAGATACGGTGGGTTTTCCCAGTGTCGTATTTTTCGTAATGCGTTAAGGAAGAACTGCAGCTTTTGCAATGTTTGATACTCTTTTTCTCTCGTATATTTTAGTGTTAGGATGGCAGAATAACCATGGGAGACTGGAATTTCCTTGGAGGCATTTTAGAGGAGGTCCACATTCATTCCACTATTATTGGAAAGATTTGGCTAACGATCCTCTTCATATTTCGAATGCTTGTCCTCGGAGTGGCGACTGAGGATGTCTGGAACGATGAACAGTCAGAATTTATATGCAATACCGAGCAACCTGGTTGCAGAAACGTGTGCTATGATGAGGCCTTTCCCATCTCTCTCATAAGATACTGGGTCTTGCAAGTTATATTTGTGTCTTCTCCTTCCTTGGTGTATATGGGTCATGCCTTATACAGACTAAGAGCCTTGGAAAAagagaggcaaaaaaagaaagctcagGTAAGAGTGGAACTTGAAAGCACTGAAttagaaatgactgaaaatcGGAAAAGGCTGGAGAGAGAACTCCGGCAACTGGATCAAAGAAAGTTAAACAAAGCACCCCTGAGAGGCTCTTTGCTCGGCACTTACGTGATACATATTTTCACAAGATCTGCAGTGGAAGTCGGTTTTATGATTGGGCAGTATCTTCTTTATGGCTTTCATCTAGATCCCCTTTATAAATGTCAGAGAGATCCATGTCCAAACACAGTTGACTGCTTTGTATCTAGACCAACAGAAAAGACAGTGTTCATAGTATTCATGCAATCAATAGCGACTGTAtcattgcttttaaatatcCTAGAAATTATCCACCTAGGGTTCcgaaaaattaaaatgggacTCTGCGGGCAGAATAAAAACAAGGACGACCCTGACAATTTCTACGTAAACAAATCTAAGAAATACCCTGGGATACCTCACTCTTCTTTGGGAATATCCAGCACCCCTCAAAAAACTCTTCCTTCTGCACTTAGCGGTTACacctttttaatggaaaagcaaTCTGATACTGCTATCTACCCGGTTCTAAATTCTCCTCCCGTGCTTCAGTCCGTGCAAAATAACCgtacagaaagcagcagcaattaCACCCATCGCAATCAGGAAAATAAATCGCCAAAGAAGAGGCCAGCTACAAATGCTTTAGACAGTCAGACTCAAAATACTAGCACAAATAATAATGAAGGCTTCCTTGGTGAGCTTGGGACTGAAGCGCATGATGCTcaaaaagaagctgaaaggaaacatttccttGTTGGTATTCGGAATGCAGATACAGCTTCGAGCACGTGCTTGAGAAGCTTTGCTGAAATGCCACCTCAAACTTCCCTGCAACCCGATACCACTTTTCCTATTACCGGTTTCAGAAGACAACATGGAATTGGTTCGTCTTGGAACTGCTCGACAATGGTTGAGAGTGCAGGAGCTTCAACAAATTCTCTTCCAAAGAACTGCACCAGAAGACAAAGCAGTTTCAGTGCAAACAAAGCCCAACCTCCTTACAACGCTGACGTAAAACGTTCTAGCCGACCAGACACTCCTGACTCTACAGGGGAGGTGAGCTCAGAATCTAAACAAAGTAGAAACTGCGATAGTCCTAAGCCTTTCTCTCTGTCTAGGCGAGTGTCGCTGTCAAGTAATGCCAGCAGCAGGCGTGCCCCCACCGATCTTCAAATATAGCATGACTTAACCTGTGAATCGCACTAGTCAGTGCTGGGATAATTACTGAACGTTGCGACATAAGCAAGACCTATGTATAAGAGTAGCTAAATCGTTCAACTTCAACCAGCTGTTTCACATAGATAGAAAAGTTGCGTAGCCCTTTGAATATTAGCTAAGTAACTTTTAAACAGTCTCTTACTTCCTTTGTAATGTAAGGGTGGCTTAGACCTCAGCGTATAAACTTCTACGCTACCCTTCCagctaaaaaggaaaacatgcatCGTATAAGTCCACATATTAGGAAAAGTCAGGCAGACAATCACAGCTGACACTGTTTAAACTGAATAAAAGTAGAAGACAAAATTTACAGCCtaacaatgttttcttcaaagacCGGTAAATGAAATTCGGCTAAAGATGGCACTGGCGCTCTCAGGACAAATTAATTATTGGTACATATGTTACCGCTTAATCTCTCTGAGAATTCAAACAGACGTTTGATAGCTGTCTGAAAGCAGAATGTCAAACATATTCTGCTGTTTGAACTATggtaaatacaaaaagaacaaaacatttgATATGTGTATCACTAGTTCTTTGACTCCACTGTACACTTTTTTCAGTGTATCACCACCGACTTcctcagcagaaaaatcagagtaAATCTCTTATCGTATACTATTATCGTTAAATACgctattacatttttaaagtattgtgAATTACAAATGAGTTGTGAGCtttatttttgagattttgCTTAACACTAATAAgctagcaatttttttttttttttaatcagaaaacaaGGTACTGAAATTTACTAATCAGGAATTTTGGATTTCACAAACCAGAAGGCTTACTAtggtaaaaaacaaaagaaaaaaaaaaaaaaaaacgggaAAAAATGGTAGTACCTTCCTACTTTCAGTTACAATGTCAAAAAACATATAAAAGGTTTATCACACTGTAAAACTACTCCTTTTCTGGATGCTGTGGGGTCCATCTGTCCCCTGAATTCTGACAAACTTTTAAATCAAAGAATGCTTATAATTCTTTAGAAGGAGCATTTCCGTTTATGCTTTTTACGGAGGtgataaaacaaataaaggaCATTCATCCACTTGCTGCTCTAGTCCATATAGGGCAAGGCAAGTTCCATGAAACATCTTGAAATAATGAAGGAGAGAAAGATGAACAAAATACTATGTTACATTTGTAATCGAGACTTCTATGaatgaaatacatttatgtGAGTCGCACAGCGCTGACAGGCTGTAAATACTTGGTGAGGTGGACTCATCTGGGATGCGTTAGCGTATACGCGTGTATTTTTTACTAGTGCATTTGACTTACTGTACGTgtactggaaaaataatttgtgagcTCTAGCATCATGATGTTACAGCATCATTAAATTCTTAATGTGCATGATCGTTATGCTTACAAGCCAGCCATGTTTCAGATTGGCTGAAGGCTGTacaacatgaggaaaaaaaggagccaGAAAACCTAAAAGGCTCTGTTGCTTGCAGCAGCATTAATTTGGCCCTGTCCACGTAAGAAATAGGCATTAATACTATTAAAACTATTCACCGTAGATTTGTCTCCAGCAGCTGTTCTTCTCATCTCTAGTATCGCTCTACGGGCATACGGAAATACAGCCCTACATAATTCTGCTTACACCGTACAATTTACTGTTATGTAATACACAGAAATGTATATAAACGTATAGTGTGATTTAGCTGAGTTAATACTGCTAACGTGGCTTTAATTCTCACATTTCTTGATTCGTAAGTTTCTGTGGGCGATAACTGTGCTAATGCatgtttttgcatttaatgtCTGTAATAAAAAGCCTAGTATTTCATGCACTCCGCTCCCACTctctaaataatagaaaattagCATTTAGATGCCCACATATGGGATATGACACTTGCATTTCTGTTGGTTCAAGACAAGATACAAAAGAATTCATTCTCCTGCTGCTGACAGAGgatttttattaactttttttgtgTGGACACGGGTCAAACATTCTATTTTGTCACAGCACCTTGCCAACAGAAAAGCGTGACTTAATTCCAGTGAAAATCGAGGACATGGCAGAAGAGTGTGCAGAAGAAGTGTGAAAAGACCCTAACATCGCAGGTGCAAAATTATTCAgttgtttggtatttttaaatttttataatAAACAGATTTTACCAGTCAGTAGATAACACAgcatttcacaaaaataaaccGGTATAACCGCTTCCGTCTTTTAAAACAGGCTAAGGCAAAAGACTTTCTTTTCGATGAGAAGATTTCACCGCGTGTAACTCTCTGGAGCCCCTCGGGTGGGCAACTCCGCAGCTGCCGCTTGCTGCAGCTTTCTCCTGTGATTTTTGAGTCAGGTCCAGTTACTACTGGAGCCGCGAGTGCGACGGTTAACTGATCTGACCGGAGGCCGCGGTACCAGGGGCAGCGGCACTTCACCGCTCGGAGGCACAGTGAATGCTAGACCTTGCTCGtacggccccgctcccgcccggACGCGCTCTGCCGCCGCGCGGTCCGCACGGCTCCCGCCGCAGCAGCGCACCCTCTCaccggggagccccggggccgCCTGCCGCGGCGCCCCCCGGGCCAGCCGGGGGCACGGCACTGGCCGGCAGAGGTGAGCCCCGGAACCGCTGGGTCCGAAACGCACTTCCGTACCTGGCGAAGAGTGGAGGGCAGAGCGGGACAACGGCCCCAGCTGCTAGGGGAAGGGGGCACGGCGCCGGCTTCGGCGTTTCTTTGGGCGAGGATCGAGTCCGCGAGGGGCCCTGCGGGGGAACGAGAGCAGCGGAGCGCTGCTGCGTCCGCGGGAGGCGCCCGCCCCCGCAGGGCGCGGCCGAGGGCGTTGCTGCTCGCCCGTCGCTATGGTAATCGCTGGGAAGCCCTCGCGCCGTGAAAGAGCGGGGCGCAGGCGCGAGACTGGGTGCAGGCGCGGTGAGGGTTAGATGGCGCATTACAAGGTAGGAGGGAGCGAGCGAGCCCGCCAGCCAGCCCGGGGCAGCGCGAGGTTGGTGCGGCTTACCGTGTCGTCTGCGTGGAGGGGAAGGCCGCGGACTGGTACCGGCTTGGCCCTTCGTGCTGCCTGCGCGGCGGAGAGGGGGGCCGGCCTGGTCCAACGAGCCGCCTCCGCAGctgcgggggggtggggggggggggggggggggcggcggggagggcgccGCCGATCTGACCGTGTGGGCGTCCTCCCTCAGGCCGCGGACTCCAAGCGGGAGCAGTTCCGCCGGTACCTGGAGAAGTCGGGGGTGCTGGACACGCTCACCAAGGGTAAGTCTCCGGCCCGCGTCGTGCCGCCCGAGGGGTCCGTGGGCGGCTGTTGGGGCGCTCCTGCGGGCGGAGGTCGTTCCGCTTGGGGCGTCCCACTCCCGCGGCGTAGCTGCCGCCCTGGCACGGCTGTGGTGTGGCCGCCCCTCGGCCCTCTCCGCCGGCTCCCCGCCTCGCCTCGGCGAGCCGGTCGCTCTTTCTCTTCAGTCTGCGTGGCGGCCGACAGCAGAACTCGCCCGGAAAACGTGTTGCGGCAGCCGAAACCGACTCCGAGCTGGGCGGCGAGGCAGTGCGCGCTGGGGGAGGGCGGAGGACCTCTTTGGAAACGGGGCCTGTGAACGGCGATGCGTTAACTCCTTCCCGGCGGTTCGTGCGGGTCGATTGTCAGAGACGCGTGTGGAACAGAAATGGTAGAGACACGTAAGGAACGGGAAGGCGGTGCCTTACCCCGTACGTGGTGTGTTGGACACCTCTCGTACTCGGCCAGAGTGCTCTTCTCTATGCTTGCTTTTGGAAAGAGCTGTGTTTCTCGGGGGCTGTTTATCTGCCAGAGCTCTCCAGAGAAAGTGAATGCTTGAGGCAAAATAACAGCAAATTTGCTCTTAAAAACACTCGGTTTAGAAAGTCCCTTTCTTGAGTAGAGCTTGGCGCTTTTCCTAAAACTAAGGCACCTGCAGGTTTTGTGAGAGTGACTATCCATATCGTAGTGGAGAAAATGATGATGCTAAACTTGAGCCATAATTTGGCTTTCAGTATGGCTTagcatcttttaaatctttctgaagTCTCTTTGAGAGCCGTCCAATAATATGTGGAGAAAATCTGTTAATACTCCTGCTTGAAAAATCTGCTGTCTAAAGAGGGAGCATCAGGTCTAGGATGTTAAGCGAATAGGTGCTGTGCTGACTCTCTGCCTGGTGTGTGGGTACcgtttgttttctttctatcaTGATACTAAGCATCCTATGGGATGGCAAGTCTTTCAAGTCTTTCAAGCAGCGTGGCAtcctaattttgtttttaacttagGTGCTTAGCTTAAAACCAATTTGGCTGCACAGCTTAGACATCTGAAACTGAGAGAAGGGCATCTAGGTACTTACGAAAGTGGATGTCTTCTATGGCCATGTATGTGCccctgtggggaggggggagtgGTTATGTTTGGGAACTTTCTGAGTAGTATTTATGTGACTGAGTTCTCCAGACATGGAGTTGTTAAGTATATGGCTAGTTTTACTTAAGCTGTCAGGTTACTACTGCTTGTGCCTGACCTCTCTGCAGTCTGTTGGCTGCTAGAGCCCCTGTCCGTAGAGATTATCAGTGTCACCTGCTCTGTCAGTAGCCATTTAGTTTTGTAACTGTAGGTGTTTGATGGAGGTTGGCTTTTATGCTGAAAGTTATGTAAGTGGCCATGTTGTCCTGCGGTTCAAAGATGTAGCTTAAGTGGAAGTGAAGTAATGGTTTATGAAGGGGAGGGTCTCAAAATAATTAGGATTTCAATTTTGCTGATGAAAGCCAATACTAGGGTTGCATGTGGAATATGTAAAAATTGTCCAGGCTGGTATGTGTTCCATGCTAAAGTAGCCAGAGACTGTGGTTAGGGGATCAACAAAACTTCTGTCTAGTTGTTACTGGGTGGGATGCTCTGTTTCCTCCTATGCAGCAGACCTATTCTTTATGTCAAAGTATACAGGTGAAAATCTtgttaaatggaaaaatgtgcTATAAATGTAGCATCCAACCTGTATGCCTTCTTACTGTTGGTACATGCTTTTAAACCTAGAGTTGCATGAACTTCTTGCAATTGTTGAATATTTTCTATTTGCAGTGTTGGTAGCCTTATATGAAGAGCCAGAGAAACCAAATAGTGCACTGGAGtatcctttttctcttctgtgaatTGTTTGTAGAGACTTCACATGAAACAGCAGTATTGCTTCTGACTTGTAGATGAACTGGAGAGACTTGTTCAGAAGACTTATATTGAGAATGTGGCTTTTATGGATGCATTTTAGCTAATAATTGCATTCTTACAAGCTAAAAAAGTCTGACAGGACACAAGAGAACTGTGCGTATCAGTATGCCAGCAATTATGAAGTTAAGTTATAGGCCTTTACAGAATGTCTTAGACCTGCAGCATTAGATTTGAGTACTTACAGTATTTGCAGCTTCTGAAGTTGGCTtcttcacacttttttttttttgtcagtaatataagaggggaaaaaaattatgtctcttgtttcttgctgttttcaAGCAGCCTCAATTTTTGGCTATTGCTTCtatttgtttttgttattcCTTTTAACTCTTCAAAACTTCTGTgtttaagagaggaaaaacaagaggGGGTGTAGTAAAACATGAGATTTTTGTCATGTGTGTATTGatgtcttgttttccttttttttttttaaggaagataCCAATGAACTTGAaaagctttcttattttttgtaatttcatCCTGTAGAATGAAAAGCACTGTAGTAATATTAAGTGGTTTAATGCAATTTTGGTCACATGTATTGCGTCACTAACTTCATTGTAAGTGTTAAAACTAAAATGCAGTTATGCTATCTAACTGAAAAAATGCTTAACATCTAAATCTCAGCTTTCTGAAGCATCATCTGGGAGCTTCAGCTCCTGAGAATCCAGAAATAGAGGCACTTCGCTTGGAAGTggcagagatgaaagaaaaatacgaAGCTGtgttggaagaaaataaaaaactgaaaaccaaGGTAAAAGTCCACTTAGTGTTCCTCAGTAGTTCCATATTACACAACAGGAAGATTACTTTAATACTTAGAATACAGCTAGGTTTCTGCCATTAGAGTAACTGATAAAGGTTGTTGTGTTGTTTAGTCTCGTGGCTGAGGAATGCTGATAGAATTCATCATaatcaagatttttctttatggGACACTTCTTATATTTTATAACATAGAATAGTTTTGCTAAACTAGGGATTTTA
This Gavia stellata isolate bGavSte3 chromosome 29, bGavSte3.hap2, whole genome shotgun sequence DNA region includes the following protein-coding sequences:
- the GJA9 gene encoding gap junction alpha-9 protein, which translates into the protein MGDWNFLGGILEEVHIHSTIIGKIWLTILFIFRMLVLGVATEDVWNDEQSEFICNTEQPGCRNVCYDEAFPISLIRYWVLQVIFVSSPSLVYMGHALYRLRALEKERQKKKAQVRVELESTELEMTENRKRLERELRQLDQRKLNKAPLRGSLLGTYVIHIFTRSAVEVGFMIGQYLLYGFHLDPLYKCQRDPCPNTVDCFVSRPTEKTVFIVFMQSIATVSLLLNILEIIHLGFRKIKMGLCGQNKNKDDPDNFYVNKSKKYPGIPHSSLGISSTPQKTLPSALSGYTFLMEKQSDTAIYPVLNSPPVLQSVQNNRTESSSNYTHRNQENKSPKKRPATNALDSQTQNTSTNNNEGFLGELGTEAHDAQKEAERKHFLVGIRNADTASSTCLRSFAEMPPQTSLQPDTTFPITGFRRQHGIGSSWNCSTMVESAGASTNSLPKNCTRRQSSFSANKAQPPYNADVKRSSRPDTPDSTGEVSSESKQSRNCDSPKPFSLSRRVSLSSNASSRRAPTDLQI
- the MYCBP gene encoding C-Myc-binding protein, which produces MAHYKAADSKREQFRRYLEKSGVLDTLTKVLVALYEEPEKPNSALDFLKHHLGASAPENPEIEALRLEVAEMKEKYEAVLEENKKLKTKLAQYEPPQDEKHGE